In Lentibacillus amyloliquefaciens, one DNA window encodes the following:
- the dnaX gene encoding DNA polymerase III subunit gamma/tau — MTYQALYRVWRPRTFQDVVGQTHITKTLQNAIVQEKFSHAYIFSGPRGTGKTSAAKIFAKTINCEHAPVKEPCNECESCRGIQDGSINDIIEMDAASNTSVEDIREIREKVKYAASTVPYKVYIIDEVHMISTSAFNALLKTLEEPPQHVAFILATTEPHKIPLTVASRCQRFDFKPISNKSIVERMHTVIEAEQIAVSDEALETVALAAEGGMRDALSILDQAISYSEKSVELEDVLAVTGGVAQGILTDVVQAMHDQDVQQALSLLDDLIQNGKDPARFVYDLIYFLRDLLLYKSAPALEDILERAMADESFKQLAEMVSDDWIQDAITHLNQCQQEIKWTTSPKVFIEIAILTITKKDTRQGENENAADSQAVTRLVGRLEQLEKELTTLKESPAAARQPEPAPEPKRPKPRTAKNSYNIPYDKIRRVLDTAERPMLKEVQSQWASFLNKLKSTSAPAHATIQDSKPAAASEDALVVQFKYEIHCSLFLDNRETVESVLASASGRKWTIIPIPANSWQELRQEYISKQNQSDEAKEEDRKEDPLVEEARKLVGDELLEIHDE; from the coding sequence ATGACCTACCAGGCACTATACCGTGTGTGGCGGCCCAGGACGTTCCAGGATGTTGTCGGCCAGACACACATTACCAAAACACTGCAAAACGCAATTGTTCAGGAAAAATTTTCACATGCTTATATTTTTTCCGGCCCGCGTGGAACCGGAAAAACGAGTGCCGCGAAAATTTTTGCCAAGACGATTAATTGTGAACATGCCCCTGTCAAAGAACCGTGTAATGAATGTGAATCCTGCCGCGGCATTCAGGATGGTTCGATTAACGACATTATTGAAATGGATGCGGCGTCGAATACAAGTGTTGAAGATATCCGTGAAATACGGGAAAAGGTAAAATATGCTGCAAGCACAGTTCCTTATAAAGTGTACATTATCGATGAGGTGCACATGATTTCAACAAGTGCATTCAATGCGCTATTGAAAACCCTGGAAGAGCCTCCGCAGCATGTTGCCTTCATTCTGGCAACGACTGAACCTCACAAAATTCCGCTGACTGTTGCTTCAAGATGTCAGCGTTTCGACTTTAAACCGATTTCGAACAAATCAATTGTAGAACGGATGCACACTGTAATTGAAGCAGAACAGATCGCAGTATCGGATGAAGCACTGGAAACTGTTGCACTTGCAGCAGAAGGCGGTATGCGGGACGCGCTCAGTATCCTTGACCAGGCCATATCATACAGTGAGAAAAGCGTTGAACTGGAAGACGTCCTTGCTGTTACAGGCGGTGTGGCACAAGGGATTTTGACAGATGTTGTTCAGGCTATGCATGATCAGGACGTGCAACAAGCTTTATCCCTGCTTGATGATTTGATACAAAACGGGAAAGACCCGGCACGATTTGTCTATGATTTGATTTATTTCCTGCGCGATTTGCTGTTGTACAAAAGCGCCCCGGCACTTGAAGATATTTTGGAGCGGGCCATGGCTGATGAGTCATTCAAACAGCTTGCTGAAATGGTTTCGGATGATTGGATTCAGGATGCGATTACCCACCTTAACCAATGTCAGCAGGAAATTAAATGGACGACAAGCCCGAAAGTATTTATTGAAATTGCAATTCTTACAATAACTAAGAAAGATACACGTCAGGGAGAAAACGAGAATGCTGCTGATTCACAAGCAGTGACAAGGCTTGTCGGCAGGTTGGAGCAGCTGGAGAAGGAATTGACCACTTTGAAAGAATCACCTGCAGCAGCCAGGCAGCCGGAACCGGCGCCGGAGCCGAAACGGCCAAAACCAAGAACGGCTAAAAACAGCTATAATATTCCATATGACAAAATCCGGAGAGTTCTTGATACAGCCGAACGGCCAATGCTTAAAGAAGTGCAGTCACAATGGGCTTCATTTTTAAATAAACTTAAATCGACAAGTGCCCCGGCACATGCTACAATACAGGACAGCAAGCCTGCCGCAGCATCAGAGGATGCATTAGTTGTCCAGTTCAAATATGAAATCCATTGTTCACTCTTTTTGGATAACCGAGAGACTGTGGAGTCGGTGCTCGCAAGTGCGAGCGGTCGCAAATGGACCATTATTCCGATTCCGGCAAACAGTTGGCAGGAATTGCGTCAAGAATATATAAGTAAGCAGAATCAATCTGATGAAGCAAAGGAAGAAGACCGGAAAGAAGACCCGCTGGTCGAAGAAGCGAGAAAACTTGTCGGAGATGAACTGCTGGAAATACACGATGAATAG
- a CDS encoding ABC transporter permease, whose product MIGILLSKLKRFIRNPFIFIIFTVMSIGFALILGGSNIEGSIQVPVYTAEESVKDSAAGEALSETEGVAFNWMDSKDRVEEEVSSGRAELGAILKQDGFQLIVGVDSPNAGTVEQMIQRAYSKEAQREQILKAARTSGTMESDAVREELDEAMATPVFSIETSYFNSSDDFEFDSTFHTLFGFTLFFVIYTIGNNVLPILTDKKDGLWDRMILSPVRKWEMYVANLIYSFFEGYLQVLIIFLVFRYIVGVDFNGRFAESLLFLIPYVFAIVALSILITGIVKDSQQFNAALPIISVSMAMIGGAFWPLEIVESEFLLALSKINPLTYGMEVLNGIAVYGYPLEELLFPISILILMGVTFMGVGIHLMERRHV is encoded by the coding sequence ATGATTGGCATTTTACTTTCAAAATTGAAACGATTTATCCGAAACCCCTTTATATTTATCATTTTCACGGTTATGTCGATCGGATTTGCGCTGATTTTAGGCGGATCAAATATAGAGGGGAGTATTCAGGTGCCTGTTTATACAGCAGAGGAATCAGTAAAGGATTCTGCAGCTGGAGAGGCGTTATCTGAAACAGAAGGGGTAGCCTTCAATTGGATGGATAGTAAGGACAGGGTGGAAGAAGAAGTATCAAGCGGGAGAGCAGAGTTGGGTGCCATCCTCAAGCAAGATGGCTTTCAATTGATTGTCGGGGTGGATTCACCAAATGCCGGTACAGTTGAACAGATGATCCAGAGAGCTTATAGCAAAGAAGCCCAGCGGGAACAAATTCTAAAAGCAGCACGCACTTCAGGCACCATGGAAAGTGACGCTGTACGGGAAGAATTGGATGAAGCGATGGCCACACCGGTGTTTTCCATTGAAACGAGTTATTTCAACAGCTCGGATGATTTTGAGTTTGACAGTACATTTCATACGCTGTTTGGTTTTACACTATTTTTTGTCATATACACCATCGGTAATAATGTGCTGCCGATTCTGACTGATAAAAAGGATGGGCTGTGGGATAGAATGATACTGTCTCCTGTTCGGAAATGGGAAATGTATGTTGCCAATTTAATCTACAGTTTCTTTGAAGGCTATCTGCAGGTACTGATTATTTTTCTCGTTTTCCGTTATATCGTTGGCGTGGATTTTAATGGAAGATTTGCGGAATCGTTGCTGTTTTTGATTCCATATGTATTTGCTATTGTAGCATTGTCCATCCTGATAACCGGAATTGTTAAAGATTCGCAGCAGTTTAATGCGGCGCTGCCGATTATTTCGGTCAGCATGGCGATGATTGGCGGTGCCTTTTGGCCGCTTGAAATTGTGGAATCGGAATTTCTGCTTGCCCTATCCAAAATTAATCCGCTGACGTACGGGATGGAAGTATTGAATGGCATCGCGGTGTATGGTTATCCGCTGGAAGAACTTCTATTTCCAATCAGCATTTTGATCTTGATGGGTGTTACGTTCATGGGGGTTGGCATCCATTTAATGGAACGAAGGCATGTGTGA
- a CDS encoding ABC transporter permease yields MIWQIMKKQGLMLLRNPVQLLLLVGLPIILIAILGTALGGTMNGQSSPIDVKVAFVEHGDEQEQIDRFMNDIESDLPPEAVEGIREGTGGLKPVSTLREDVFGSDNVSDMVDVHDANPSELETLKNDDSYTAVIEVPETFTYNMLEYMVLDKPEQPELKVSQNETQKIGVSVVNGILKQYQEQFTLGTFLSKNGIDPGVLELNEDAATGKVTTVNQKNPVTAKGYYAIGMVVMNVLFLASTIGSIAFHEKKTHVFDRIILGNVSRWVYFTGILLSGMIFGFFHLLIVYGFAWVVFGIAWPNLMAFLTVSFVYAMAIGGITVLLTAISYRINSEIITSFFSGILVTLMAFLGGSFFPIGNSSELLRTIGNLTPNGAGMSAYIGVLRGDGIPEIWIHLLFLAIFALAAIILAVLSFPKRGVSG; encoded by the coding sequence ATGATCTGGCAAATCATGAAAAAACAAGGCCTCATGCTTCTCAGGAACCCTGTCCAATTACTTTTATTGGTTGGGCTGCCTATCATACTGATTGCCATCCTTGGAACGGCACTCGGCGGCACCATGAATGGCCAGTCCAGTCCGATTGATGTAAAGGTTGCATTTGTTGAGCACGGCGATGAACAGGAGCAAATTGATCGTTTTATGAATGATATCGAATCGGATTTACCCCCTGAGGCTGTGGAAGGGATTCGGGAAGGTACCGGCGGATTGAAGCCGGTCAGCACCTTAAGAGAAGATGTCTTCGGCAGTGACAATGTCAGCGATATGGTTGACGTTCATGACGCGAACCCATCCGAGCTTGAGACGCTTAAAAATGACGACAGCTACACCGCTGTGATTGAAGTACCCGAAACCTTCACATATAACATGCTCGAATATATGGTGCTTGATAAGCCGGAACAGCCGGAATTGAAGGTTTCGCAAAATGAAACACAGAAAATTGGCGTGTCTGTTGTTAATGGAATTCTAAAACAGTATCAGGAACAGTTTACGTTAGGCACGTTTTTAAGCAAAAATGGAATTGATCCCGGTGTGCTTGAGCTGAATGAAGATGCAGCAACAGGTAAGGTAACAACAGTCAATCAAAAAAATCCGGTAACGGCAAAGGGTTACTACGCTATCGGAATGGTCGTAATGAACGTTTTGTTCCTTGCTTCTACCATTGGATCGATTGCATTTCATGAGAAGAAAACACATGTCTTTGACCGTATTATACTGGGAAATGTGTCACGCTGGGTTTACTTCACTGGCATTTTGCTGTCAGGGATGATTTTTGGCTTTTTTCACTTATTAATTGTTTATGGGTTTGCTTGGGTTGTTTTTGGCATAGCTTGGCCAAATCTCATGGCATTTTTAACGGTTTCGTTCGTGTATGCGATGGCTATTGGCGGCATAACGGTGCTGTTGACTGCTATCAGCTATCGTATTAATTCTGAAATCATTACGAGCTTTTTTTCCGGGATACTGGTAACCCTTATGGCGTTTTTGGGCGGAAGCTTTTTCCCGATCGGCAATTCCTCTGAATTATTGCGGACGATTGGCAATCTAACGCCGAATGGAGCCGGTATGTCCGCGTATATAGGCGTTTTGAGAGGTGATGGCATTCCGGAAATATGGATTCACCTTTTATTCTTGGCTATTTTTGCCTTGGCAGCCATTATTTTGGCTGTGCTCAGTTTTCCAAAACGGGGGGTGTCGGGATGA
- a CDS encoding ABC transporter ATP-binding protein, translated as MIELVDLTKKFKQNEAVKNLNMFIEKGEIIGLLGPNGAGKSTAISMMASLSEPTGGDVRFNNKSILKNPAPLREIVGMVPQEIALYDDLTAEENMQFFGRIYRLRGQALKRKIDEVLEQIGLSERRKQVVSKFSGGMKRRLNIGVAMLHDPELLIMDEPAVGIDPQSRNYILETVKRLNEERQMTVLYTSHYMEEVEFLCDRIYIMDQGNLIASGTKEEIKQILSAEKTISIKTNRLNDQFITLLEESPTINQVVAGEKEVTITAPKKINMFPTLINLAEEAELELRSVDVKTPTLEDVFLHLTGRALRD; from the coding sequence ATGATTGAATTGGTGGATTTAACAAAAAAGTTCAAACAAAATGAAGCAGTCAAAAATCTGAATATGTTCATTGAGAAAGGTGAAATAATCGGCTTGCTCGGGCCGAATGGTGCTGGCAAATCAACGGCTATTTCAATGATGGCATCGCTTTCAGAACCGACTGGCGGCGATGTGAGATTTAACAATAAAAGCATTCTAAAAAACCCTGCACCACTACGGGAAATTGTCGGCATGGTGCCGCAGGAAATTGCACTGTATGATGATTTAACAGCAGAAGAAAACATGCAGTTTTTCGGGCGGATATATCGTCTGAGAGGGCAGGCATTAAAACGGAAAATTGATGAAGTACTGGAACAGATCGGCTTGAGTGAGCGGCGCAAACAAGTGGTCAGTAAATTTTCCGGCGGGATGAAGCGGCGTCTGAATATTGGTGTGGCCATGCTGCACGACCCGGAACTCTTAATTATGGATGAACCCGCAGTTGGTATTGACCCGCAATCACGCAATTACATTTTGGAAACGGTTAAGCGTTTGAATGAAGAAAGACAGATGACCGTTCTTTACACGAGCCACTATATGGAAGAGGTGGAATTTCTGTGTGACCGGATTTACATCATGGACCAGGGAAATTTAATTGCATCCGGCACAAAGGAAGAAATCAAGCAAATCCTTTCCGCGGAGAAGACAATTTCCATCAAAACCAATCGGCTGAATGACCAATTCATTACCCTGTTGGAAGAGTCACCGACGATTAATCAGGTAGTTGCAGGTGAAAAAGAAGTGACCATAACGGCACCAAAAAAGATTAATATGTTTCCGACATTAATTAATCTGGCAGAAGAAGCTGAACTGGAGTTGCGTTCAGTTGATGTCAAGACACCAACCCTGGAAGATGTGTTTCTTCATCTGACAGGGCGGGCACTTCGGGATTAG
- a CDS encoding DUF4179 domain-containing protein: MKKVISFISLIIVLAIGSVLAFTSLEGTQKVQGITEGTQEVNDTIFSSKHIDDAGVRMTVKSGKGQVLDQTFYDKEHDIKVHFKRILTDDKETKLLVTYHSEEVNLKNYYIDLWEGVSKVNLIVGDEKTSLKNVGWGSRYYSKKENKVYEALSFESIKEYEGQSIRLELENLTIWKNNGDGNVQTTWPLEFKLKPSATFDRETVEVNKEFTFKDETYNIKQVEFSALETRVVVTGPNIQIYTDESGRQYEKRSKLEEQFLNPREPGEEYGYKANKKKTGVFLRSAGKKVVPIYSKEEVHDEDNYVMVFAPVMDRQNVLLEVGKDIEIPLTK; this comes from the coding sequence ATGAAAAAAGTAATTTCTTTCATTTCGTTAATTATAGTTTTAGCTATTGGTTCGGTGTTAGCTTTTACATCATTAGAGGGTACTCAAAAGGTACAGGGCATTACAGAAGGTACTCAAGAGGTAAATGACACTATTTTTTCCAGCAAACACATTGATGATGCTGGCGTAAGAATGACCGTTAAGTCGGGAAAGGGCCAAGTACTTGACCAAACCTTCTACGATAAAGAACATGACATAAAGGTGCATTTTAAAAGGATTTTGACCGATGATAAAGAAACAAAGCTTCTGGTGACCTATCATAGTGAAGAGGTAAATTTAAAGAATTATTATATTGACCTTTGGGAAGGTGTTAGCAAGGTTAATTTGATTGTCGGCGATGAAAAGACATCATTAAAAAATGTGGGCTGGGGGAGCCGGTATTACAGTAAAAAAGAGAACAAAGTATATGAGGCCTTATCTTTTGAATCAATAAAAGAATATGAGGGACAAAGCATTCGTTTAGAGCTTGAAAATTTGACTATCTGGAAAAATAATGGAGATGGCAATGTGCAGACAACGTGGCCGCTAGAATTCAAGCTTAAACCATCTGCCACCTTTGATAGAGAAACAGTCGAAGTCAATAAAGAATTCACTTTTAAAGATGAAACATACAACATTAAGCAGGTTGAGTTTTCTGCCTTGGAAACAAGAGTCGTCGTTACTGGGCCCAATATTCAAATCTATACGGATGAAAGTGGAAGACAATATGAAAAGAGAAGTAAACTAGAAGAACAATTCCTTAATCCTAGAGAACCAGGTGAGGAATATGGATACAAAGCTAATAAGAAGAAAACGGGTGTCTTTTTAAGGTCAGCTGGAAAGAAGGTTGTGCCGATTTATAGCAAGGAAGAGGTACATGACGAGGATAACTATGTAATGGTTTTTGCTCCAGTGATGGATCGCCAAAATGTGCTTCTTGAGGTTGGTAAGGATATCGAAATTCCATTAACCAAGTAG
- a CDS encoding TetR/AcrR family transcriptional regulator: MSGLRERKKEKTQEAILESGKRLFVTKGYEKTSMKDIAYDSDIGVGTLYNYYESKSKLLQEIFRENLPNLSSQAAEIRQDNSLSLQEKIHDIISLSMTVFHQFPRSFYRGLFSVMANGTESSVDVSDKMLDIDEQFMSLMAEVLEQEKETGHLSDSYPVDRLVTLIYSVLAAQIMMYLLDDRVSQEHVLSEIMNQINFLLELPRS, encoded by the coding sequence ATGAGTGGCCTTAGAGAGCGAAAGAAAGAAAAAACACAAGAAGCAATTTTGGAATCAGGCAAACGTCTATTTGTTACCAAAGGATATGAAAAAACATCCATGAAGGACATTGCATATGACAGTGATATCGGGGTAGGCACCCTTTATAATTACTACGAATCGAAATCAAAATTACTGCAGGAAATATTCCGTGAAAATTTGCCTAATTTATCATCACAGGCTGCAGAGATTCGACAGGATAATTCTCTGAGTCTTCAAGAAAAAATTCATGACATCATTTCACTATCAATGACAGTGTTTCATCAATTCCCGCGTTCATTTTATAGAGGGTTGTTTTCAGTTATGGCTAATGGGACCGAAAGCTCTGTAGACGTGTCTGACAAAATGCTCGATATTGATGAACAGTTCATGTCCTTAATGGCGGAAGTGCTAGAACAGGAAAAAGAAACTGGCCATTTATCTGATTCCTATCCAGTCGATAGATTAGTCACTCTGATATACAGTGTCTTGGCGGCCCAAATCATGATGTACTTGCTGGATGATCGGGTTTCACAGGAACACGTATTATCGGAGATTATGAATCAAATTAATTTTTTGCTGGAGTTGCCGAGATCATAA
- a CDS encoding MFS transporter yields the protein MNDEKQQGTVFETKQWMMLIVLTMSSFVVVLDFTSMFIPLPTIMGDLGGYLDEATWVIAAFILTFAIFLHPSAALANIYGERKIFLSGVTVFTIFSIACALASSMAFLIGARVVLGIGAAMIEASVFALIKFSFSGEKQKLAFKVQGFAFILGALLGTPLSGAITTVLSWEYIFWLNVLVGIVVILITPVVITKSTPVYDQQMPNIAGLFFSGIGLFLLFFSIVEGSQFGWLSPVILASFGGSIVLLFFFVVFELRAQQPLVNLRLFNNRSFALGNFLRWASEFASMGIYFAISDFLQTQIGYSALITGLLLLTVIVGGMITAPVTEHLTKRLDARWLVVPGFLCVAIGIFWLAHVSAETAWVFFLAPLAIAGAGFVAQEDLSVKIRDRDILPEQSDAAWRISYSIFLLGVGLGISVVSAIWQSQLKANINEAEAINEALLSCVVVSTLGAIIALFITAKRKETSNVYK from the coding sequence ATGAATGATGAAAAGCAACAAGGGACGGTTTTTGAAACAAAACAATGGATGATGTTAATTGTTTTGACAATGAGTTCGTTTGTAGTGGTTTTGGACTTTACCTCCATGTTCATTCCGTTGCCAACAATTATGGGTGACTTGGGAGGCTATCTTGATGAGGCTACATGGGTGATTGCGGCCTTTATCCTAACTTTTGCTATCTTCTTACATCCAAGTGCTGCACTGGCTAATATCTATGGGGAGCGAAAAATTTTCCTGTCTGGCGTAACAGTCTTTACCATTTTTTCGATTGCGTGTGCTCTCGCTTCATCAATGGCGTTTTTGATTGGTGCTCGGGTCGTGTTGGGTATCGGTGCTGCCATGATAGAAGCAAGTGTCTTTGCGTTGATTAAGTTCTCCTTTTCAGGTGAAAAACAAAAGTTAGCTTTTAAAGTACAAGGTTTTGCCTTTATTCTAGGGGCACTGTTGGGAACGCCGCTAAGCGGGGCTATAACAACAGTTCTGTCCTGGGAATACATCTTTTGGCTGAACGTCCTAGTAGGGATAGTTGTTATTTTGATTACGCCTGTTGTCATTACCAAATCAACCCCTGTTTATGATCAACAAATGCCAAATATAGCTGGTTTGTTTTTTAGTGGTATTGGACTTTTTTTATTGTTTTTCTCAATCGTTGAAGGCTCACAGTTCGGGTGGCTTTCACCGGTGATTTTAGCCTCTTTTGGAGGGTCCATCGTCCTGTTATTCTTTTTTGTGGTTTTTGAATTGCGTGCACAGCAACCATTGGTTAACCTAAGACTATTCAACAATAGATCTTTTGCTTTGGGTAACTTCCTACGTTGGGCCAGTGAATTCGCAAGTATGGGAATTTATTTTGCTATTTCCGATTTTTTGCAGACTCAAATTGGTTATTCTGCATTGATTACCGGATTGCTATTGTTGACTGTTATTGTCGGTGGAATGATCACGGCACCTGTTACTGAACACCTTACTAAACGTTTGGATGCACGATGGTTGGTGGTTCCTGGTTTCTTATGCGTGGCTATTGGAATATTTTGGTTGGCACATGTCTCTGCCGAAACGGCATGGGTGTTTTTCCTTGCTCCGTTAGCAATTGCTGGAGCGGGGTTCGTTGCCCAGGAAGATTTGAGTGTCAAGATCCGGGACAGAGATATTTTACCTGAGCAGTCGGATGCAGCTTGGCGTATTTCCTATTCGATATTTCTTCTTGGAGTTGGATTGGGCATATCTGTCGTTTCGGCTATCTGGCAAAGTCAGCTCAAGGCTAATATAAACGAGGCGGAAGCGATTAATGAAGCGCTTCTTAGTTGCGTTGTGGTGTCAACTCTGGGAGCTATCATCGCTTTGTTTATAACCGCAAAACGAAAAGAAACTTCTAATGTTTATAAGTAA
- a CDS encoding arsenic resistance protein, with the protein MGTLDKLQTFIILFAVGLGLLLGQADTIEQYAETFVTPSLFLMLYGLFIKIPLQQLKRTFLNIKFLGSSIIINFIWTPLLAWGLGAVFLSDYPALWIGFIMLMVTPCTDWYLAFTGIAKGNIPLSTSVLPINLILQVVLLPVYLLLFAGTIETIPISTLIESILIVLVIPFALAHLTRFLLRRRTSVLNNKIIPFFANAQIFFLSLAIMAMFASQGSYLLENLEVIYILIIPILMFFVINYVVGRLVGRFLKFSYEDSVSLSMTIIARNSPVSLAIAVTAFPDQPLIALALVIGPLIELPVLAIVSQILLFTRKKSKK; encoded by the coding sequence ATGGGAACATTAGACAAACTACAAACCTTTATCATACTATTTGCTGTTGGTCTAGGTCTTTTGTTAGGACAAGCAGATACAATTGAACAATATGCGGAGACTTTCGTTACCCCGTCTCTATTTTTGATGTTATATGGGTTGTTTATAAAAATACCATTGCAGCAATTAAAGAGGACTTTTTTAAATATTAAATTCCTTGGTTCCAGCATTATCATTAATTTTATATGGACACCTCTATTAGCTTGGGGGTTAGGAGCCGTTTTCTTATCTGATTATCCAGCTTTATGGATTGGGTTTATCATGCTTATGGTGACACCTTGTACAGATTGGTATCTCGCGTTTACTGGCATAGCAAAAGGAAATATACCTCTTTCAACATCGGTTTTACCGATTAATCTAATTCTACAAGTCGTACTTTTGCCGGTATATTTGCTACTATTTGCTGGAACCATTGAAACAATACCCATATCGACGCTTATAGAGAGTATATTGATTGTATTGGTTATTCCTTTTGCACTTGCTCATCTTACGCGTTTCTTATTAAGAAGAAGAACGTCTGTTTTAAATAACAAGATTATCCCCTTTTTCGCCAATGCTCAGATTTTCTTTTTATCATTGGCCATTATGGCAATGTTTGCTTCCCAAGGTTCTTACTTACTTGAAAACCTGGAAGTCATTTACATTTTAATTATACCAATTTTGATGTTTTTTGTTATTAACTATGTAGTAGGACGGTTGGTTGGAAGGTTCTTAAAATTTTCCTATGAAGATTCGGTTAGCTTAAGTATGACGATTATTGCTAGGAATTCACCAGTTTCTTTAGCTATAGCTGTGACAGCATTCCCTGATCAGCCTCTCATTGCTTTAGCTTTAGTTATTGGACCTTTGATTGAATTACCCGTACTTGCCATTGTCTCTCAAATACTACTTTTCACAAGAAAAAAGAGTAAAAAATGA
- a CDS encoding DUF3953 domain-containing protein, which yields MKPFYRLIIPFLILGAFLFIVGCSSNNDNLSTLETVLENTFTGPDQKLNKLLDDPDNLTAVGANAETKNSETPTELDLYLEEMYQPHFTEDMYSEYVGEYAFSYQAKQGDKLKILKLILSIAGAGFALFILTTKSFEFMPYMLLVLGVSSLFTGVSELQKDKKAFWGYMNIIVSLFVFFVSIQGFLLN from the coding sequence ATGAAACCATTTTATCGACTTATTATTCCTTTTTTGATACTTGGAGCTTTTTTATTTATTGTAGGTTGCTCATCAAACAATGATAACTTAAGTACTTTAGAAACTGTTTTAGAAAATACTTTTACGGGACCTGACCAAAAACTAAATAAACTGTTAGATGACCCAGATAATCTCACTGCTGTTGGAGCCAATGCCGAAACAAAAAACTCAGAAACGCCAACTGAACTGGACTTGTATTTAGAGGAAATGTACCAACCTCATTTCACTGAAGATATGTACAGTGAATATGTCGGAGAATATGCTTTTAGTTACCAAGCAAAGCAGGGGGATAAATTGAAGATATTAAAGCTTATTTTATCTATAGCTGGTGCTGGGTTTGCACTCTTTATATTAACAACTAAAAGTTTTGAATTTATGCCTTATATGTTATTGGTGTTAGGTGTATCTTCTTTATTTACTGGCGTAAGTGAACTTCAAAAAGATAAAAAGGCATTTTGGGGTTATATGAATATTATTGTTTCTTTGTTTGTCTTTTTTGTTTCTATACAGGGATTCTTGCTAAATTAA
- a CDS encoding glucose 1-dehydrogenase codes for MGRLENKVALITGSGSGIGKEIASAYAKEGAKVVIADFAEEAMNNTVSELTDAGHEAIGVKVNVAVNAEVEHMIDEAIEKFGRVDILINNAGVGDNMQAAANVQDDTWDRVMSINLNGVMYTMRKIIPHFQDNGGGTIINMASITGLTGGRGGLAYTAVKHAVVGMTKNVASHYGSQNIRCNAIAPAQVQTGFATSMDNIDSFGMEAATRGTNLIPRAGTVADIANIALFFATEDSAYVNGVTLAADAGWSAY; via the coding sequence ATGGGACGACTTGAAAATAAAGTAGCGCTTATTACTGGAAGTGGCAGCGGCATTGGGAAAGAAATTGCCTCCGCATATGCAAAAGAGGGGGCAAAAGTTGTTATTGCAGACTTCGCTGAGGAGGCAATGAATAATACTGTATCGGAACTGACAGATGCTGGCCATGAAGCTATCGGTGTGAAAGTGAATGTTGCTGTGAACGCTGAAGTTGAGCATATGATAGATGAAGCGATTGAAAAGTTTGGACGGGTGGATATTCTAATAAACAATGCTGGAGTCGGTGATAATATGCAAGCGGCTGCCAATGTTCAAGATGATACATGGGATCGGGTTATGAGCATCAACTTGAATGGTGTTATGTATACTATGCGAAAAATAATTCCTCACTTTCAGGATAATGGCGGAGGAACAATTATTAATATGGCATCAATTACTGGTCTGACTGGAGGCCGTGGCGGACTAGCATATACAGCAGTTAAACATGCCGTGGTCGGAATGACAAAAAACGTAGCATCACATTATGGATCACAGAATATTCGTTGTAACGCTATTGCACCAGCACAAGTGCAAACTGGTTTTGCTACATCGATGGATAATATTGATTCATTTGGCATGGAGGCTGCCACACGTGGAACAAACTTAATACCCAGGGCTGGAACAGTGGCTGACATTGCTAATATTGCCCTATTTTTTGCAACCGAAGATTCCGCATATGTCAACGGTGTCACATTGGCTGCCGATGCCGGATGGAGTGCTTATTAA